From a region of the Kwoniella mangroviensis CBS 8507 chromosome 1 map unlocalized Ctg01, whole genome shotgun sequence genome:
- a CDS encoding OPT family small oligopeptide transporter: protein MADKREAPLDSQLPDMQNELLHDEKTIPLEGDKQLSNEHGTYVLEVGNSEGAIVASHLELGTSEEEAERLEAIYHAMSLERTMKIIRELVRMHRDDPNFSGALLEDMNSFVNNPDIIASPDKHTQVIATMKMEAVLATENSPYVEVRANVDPTDDPDMPASAIRAWAIGVVFCIIGSFIDNLFAFRNPAISIGTNVAQLVAYPLALMLENLIARNTCCVFSIMANVSFTAPYTFYIIPVQAMPQYFNQSFAYDRGYQILLSLAVNMFGYGLAGLLRRFLVYPSIAIWPATLDTVALVKAFHQETNEAVPGSFGRTYRASREKVLLIAMGCMFVYFFFPSYIFQALSSFSWMTWIAPDNVTLDAVTGVWGGLGLNPWPTFDWNMFGGTGLYLPTFAVANQVVGIIIGAIMILGIWFTNTWNTGFLPINSNATFDNTGARYNVTAVLNPDTGRLDETLYRFYSQPFFSAGYIVYNIWAFASYTASFTYVYLFYRRDIIRGFRGVYRRVFRKVDEEDLGEDIHYRLMKRYKEVPDWHYAVLLVLPIAFGCAAVAGWPTQAPVAALFYGLILPIIFLLPLGIIQAVTGIPVALNILANIIGGSITAGEGNSLMYFKSWGYLSSWQALSFCNDLKLAHYLKIPPRITFWAQIVATLIYSIVSALQYNFIMNIKDVCTADAAFRFTCPSQTSFYTSIIFWGIISPKKLFGKDQQYNMMLLGFPLGVIMVGLYWAVRRKYPRSSFLRQVHPVMICMGPVNVAAPYNLAYYLGNLYVNLISFQYIRKQYLAFWSKWNYVIGAGFSTGIALSGLFIFFALQIPKGGTLSIDWWGNNVVNLGCEGQGGCHRLDIPEVGYFGPAPGTYS, encoded by the exons ATGGCCGATAAACGCGAAGCTCCCCTGGATTCCCAACTCCCTGACATGCAGAACGAGCTTCTTCATGATGAGAAAACCATCCCACTTGAAGGTGACAAACAGTTGTCTAACGAGCATGGTACATATGTCCTTGAGGTTGGCAATTCCGAAGGAGCTATAGTTGCTAG CCACCTGGAGCTTGGGACCTCTGAGGAGGAAGCAGAACGGCTTGAAGCGATCTACCACGCGATGAGTCTCGAACGGACTATGAAGATCATTCGAGAGCTGGTCCGGATGCACCGGGATGATCCAAACTTCTCTGGTGCATTGCTCGAGGACATGAACAGCTTTGTCAACAACCCCGACATCATCGCTTCCCCAGACAAGCATACTCAAGTGATCGCAACTATGAAGATGGAAGCTGTCCTGGCCACCGAAAACTCGCCTTACGTCGAAGTCCGTGCCAACGTCGATCCCACTGACGATCCTGATATGCCCGCTTCCGCTATCAGGGCATGGGCAATCGGCGTAGTCTTTTGCATCATTGGGTCGTTCATCGATAATCTCTTCGCTTTCAGGAACCCTGCTATCTCTATCGGTACTAACGTCGCTCAACTGGTTGCGT ACCCTCTGG CCTTAATGTTGGAAAATTTAATCGCAAGGAACACATGTTGTGTGTTCTCGATCATGGCGAACGTCTCTTTCACCGCCCCGTACACTTTCTACATTATCCCGGTGCAAGCGATGCCCCAGTACTTCAACCAATCCTTCGCTTACGACCGCGGCTACCAAATTCTCTTGTCCCTGGCGGTCAACATGTTTGGGTATGGGCTTGCGGGTCTGCTTCGTCGCTTCCTGGTCTACCCATCCATTGCTATCTGGCCAGCCACGCTCGACACAGTCGCTTTAGTCAAAGCTTTTCATCAGGAAACCAATGAGGCTGTGCCGGGATCTTTTGGTCGGACATATCGCGCTTCTAGAGAGAAAGTCTTGTTGATAGCCATGGGCTGCATGTTtgtctacttcttcttcccatcttaTATTTTTCAGGccctctcatcattctcgtGGATGACATGGATCGCACCTGATAATGTCACGCTTGACGCCGTCACTGGAGTCTGGGGAGGCCTCGGTCTAAATCCCTGGCCGACTTTCGATTGGAATATGTTCGGTGGTACCGGTTTGTATCTGCCCACCTTTGCTGTTGCCAATCAAGTCGTTGGTATCATCATTGGGGCTATCATGATCCTGGGCATCTGGTTCACGAACACCTGGAATACCGGATTCCTTCCCATCAACTCCAATGCTACATTCGATAACACAGGTGCTCGCTACAATGTCACCGCCGTGCTGAACCCTGACACCGGTAGACTCGACGAAACCCTTTATCGATTTTACAGTCAACCTTTCTTCAGTGCCGGTTATATCGTCTATAACATATGGGCTTTCGCATCTTACACTGCCTCGTTCACCTACGTCTATCTTTTCTACCGGCGCGATATCATACGAGGCTTCAGAGGCGTGTATAGACGTGTCTTCAGAAAggtcgatgaggaggatctCGGGGAGGATATTCATTACAGGTTGATGAAGCGATACAAGGAAGTCCCCGATTGGCACTACGCCGTCCTCCTCGTTCTGCCCATCGCTTTCGGATGTGCGGCAGTGGCCGGCTGGCCCACTCAGGCCCCCGTAGCGGCGTTGTTCTACGGTCTGATTCtccccatcatcttcctACTCCCCCTCGGGATAATTCAAGCGGTAACAGGTATACCAGTCGCTTTGAACATTCTTGCCAACATCATCGGTGGATCCATCACAGCAGGTGAGGGGAACTCTCTCATGTATTTCAAGTCTTGGGGTTACCTCTCATCTTGGCAAGCCTTGAGTTTCTGCAATGATCTCAAGCTTGCTCATTACCTCAAGATCCCGCCTCGGATCACTTTCTGGGCTCAGATCGTCGCCACTCTCATATACTCCATCGTTTCGGCTCTTCAATATAATTTCATTATGAACATCAAAGATGTCTGTACTGCGGATGCGGCTTTCCGTTTCACGTGTCCATCACAAACCAGTTTCTACacctcgatcatcttctgggGTATCATCAGTCCCAAAAAGCTTTTTGGCAAGGACCAACAGTACAATATGATGTTACTCGGCTTCCCCCTCGGTGTGATCATGGTTGGGCTCTATTGGGCTGTTCGACGAAAATACCCCAGATCCTCCTTCCTGAGGCAGGTTCATCCAGTCATGATCTGTATGGGGCCCGTCAACGTGGCCGCTCCTTACAATTTGGCCTACTACCTCGGCAATCTTTatgtcaacctcatctctttccagtACATCCGAAAGCAATACTTGGCTTTTTGGTCCAAG TGGAACTACGTGATTGGCGCCGGCTTCTCCACTGGTATCGCTCTCTCTGgtcttttcatcttcttcgccctTCAGATCCCCAAAGGTGGCACATTGTCCATAGATTGGTGGGGAAACAACGTTGTCAACTTGGGATGTGAAGGCCAAGGTGGATGCCACAGGCTCGACATCCCCGAAGTTGGGTACTTTGGACCTGCACCCGGTACATATTCGTAG